One Helianthus annuus cultivar XRQ/B chromosome 12, HanXRQr2.0-SUNRISE, whole genome shotgun sequence genomic region harbors:
- the LOC110893157 gene encoding histone chaperone RTT106-like: MRVKKLEIDNKELVKKIDSDQSEIDILKVRIAELEEEKARRDEQNEYFKLKNKEFEAAKALRDHEFYMLNKFDESMLGTSVEQKFKELQVEELRAECQAKIDEQMKDKGKGVEGSSAVTERSIVPSMVVDNPEPISAVSGLFEDYTPMDELIGDSDEDDEEEDEEEDVKDEKVYSASSHGSGKDDDDDDAQGGTGLKVSEASAEQNVDNLMNNSVNEESGGADRQGESGDAENVQ; this comes from the coding sequence ATGCGTGTGAAGAAGTTGGAGATTGATAATAAAgagttggtgaaaaagattgattCTGATCAGTCAGAGATTGACATCTTGAAGGTGAGAATTGCTGAGTTGGAAGAAGAAAAGGCTCGACGAGATGAGCAAAATGAATATttcaagttgaagaacaaagAATTTGAAGCAGCTAAAGCGTTAAGAGATCACGAGTTCTATATGTTGAACAAATTTGATGAAAGCATGCTTGGAACATCGGTAGAGCAAAAGTTTAAAGAGCTGCAAGTTGAAGAGCTCAGAGCTGAATGTCAAGCCAAAATAGATGAGCAAATGAAAGACAAAGGCAAAGGTGTTGAAGGAAGTTCAGCTGTGACTGAAAGATCGATTGTTCCTTCAATGGTTGTTGATAATCCCGAGCCTATCTCTGCTGTTTCTGGTCTATTTGAGGATTATACTCCTATGGATGAATTGATTGGagatagtgatgaagatgatgaagaggaggatgaagaggaagatgtcAAAGATGAGAAAGTATACTCTGCGAGCAGTCATGGTTCAGGaaaagatgatgatgacgatgatgctcaGGGTGGTACAGGGTTGAAAGTATCTGAAGCTTCTGCTGAACAGAATGTTGATAATTTGATGAATAACTCTGTAAACGAAGAATCAGGGGGAGCTGATAGACAGGGGGAGTCAGGAGATGCAGAGAATGTTCAATAA